The Streptomyces tendae DNA segment GTCCCGGAGACCCTCTTCATATGTGAGGCTGTGCCCCATGGCCGTCGTCCGTGACCTGCGCGTACTGCTGCGCTTCCAAGGCTTCCGACGCCTGCTGGCCGTCCGGCTGCTCTCCCAGGGCGCCGACGGCGTCTTCCAGGTCGCGCTCGCCGCCTACGTCGTCTTCTCACCGGAGCGGCAGACCTCGGCCGCGGCGATCGCCTCCGCGATGGCCATCCTGCTCCTGCCGTACTCCGTGGTCGGCCCCTTCGCAGGCGTCCTGCTGGACCGCTGGCGGCGCCGTCAGGTCTTCGTCCACGGCAATCTGCTGCGTGCCTTGATGGCCTCGGTGACCGCTGTCCTCATCCTCGCCCGGGTGCCCGACTGGCTCCTGTTCGTGGCCGCGCTGTGCGTCACCGGCGTCAACCGGTTCGTCCTCGCCGGGCTGTCCGCCGCGCTGCCCCGTGTGGTGGACGGCGAGCGGCTCGTCATCGCCAACTCCCTCTCGCCGACGGCCGGGACGCTCGCCGCCACAGCGGGCGGCGGTCTGGCCTTCGTCGTCCGGCTGGTCGTCGCCGACTCCGACGCCGCCGTGGTGCTGGTGGGTGCCGCGCTGTACCTGTGCGCGGCGCTGGCGGCCTTGCGCATCGCCAAAGAAGCCCTCGGACCGGACCGTGCCCTGGTGCACCCCCGGCTGTCCGCGGCTCTCTCCGGCACCGCCGGCAGTCTGGCCGCCGGCGTGCGTCACCTGGCGGCCCCTCAACGCAGGGACGCCGCCTGGGCGCTCACGGGGATGTTCCTCATGCGATTCTGCTACGGCGCGATGCTCGTGATGCTGCTGATGCTCTGCCGGTACCACCTGACGTCGACCACGGACGAGGGACTCGCGCTGCTGGGGCTGGCGTTGGGCGTGTCCGGCGCCGGCTTCTTCGCCGCGGCCGTGCTGACGCCGTGGGCCGCGGGGCGGCTGGGCCCGGGCCGCTGGATCGTGACGTGTGCCGCGGCGGCGGCCGTGCTGGAGCCGGCGTTCGGTCTGCCCTTCGCCTCCGGGCCTCTGCTGGCAGGGGCGTTCGTGCTCGGCGTGACGACCCAGGGCGCGAAGATCGCCACGGACAGCATCGTCCAGGCCTCCGTGGACGACGAGTTCCGCGGCCGGATCTTCTCGGTGTACGACGTGCTGTTCAACGTGGCCTTCGTCGGCGCGGCTGCCGTGGCCGCCCTGATGCTCCCTCCGGACGGCCGCTCGGTCCCACTGGTGGTAACAATCGCCGTTATCTACGGGGCGGTTGCGGTAACTATGGCCCGGTTTGAGCGCCAGTAAGTGTCACATCAGCGCCACAGTGGCTGAACTCGCTTCAGAGTTGTCCGTGGGGACCGGTAGCTTACGTGGGTCTTACCAGCGCGCCTTTCGCGTCACGTTTCTATGTTCTAGGGGGACCCCCAAGTGACCACTCCGCCGCCCCAGGGCAACCCGTTCGCACAGGGCCAGCAGCAGCCCTACGGCCAGCCCCAGGGCCAGGCCCCCTTCCCGCAGCAGGCCGGCCAGCCTGGCTTCCCCCCGCCCGGGGCGCCGGTGCCGCCGCAGCAGCCGCAGGGTCGCAAGATCAGCTTCAAGACGATCAAGAACATCGTCATCGTCCTGATCGTCGCCGGTGTAGCCATCGGTGGGTGGATCGCGAGCCGTGACGACGCCAGCGCGGCCGCTGTGGGCGACTGCATGCACCGCGGCAGCACCGACGACAACGACCCGGACCTCGAGGTCGTGGACTGCGGTGACACGAAGGCGCAGTACAAGGTGCTGGCCAAGATCGAGGGCAACTTCTCGGGCATCACGGCCCAGAGCAAGTGCGAGGCCGAGGCCAAGGACTTCGAGTACGTGTACACGGAGACCAACGGCAGCAAGAGCTTCCTGCTCTGCCTGAAGGACAAGTAGAAAGAGATCCGGGGGGCGGTGTTTCACGTGAAACACCGCCCCCCGACTCATGGACGGGGTCATGTTTCACGTGAAACATGACCCCGTTTCTGTCGTCATCCCTGCTGCTCGGCCCACCACTCCTTGAGTGCCGCGACCGCCGTTTCGTGGCCCATAGGACCGTTCTCCAGCCGGAGCTCCAACAGGTGCTTGTAGGCCTGCCCGACCGCCGGCCCCGGCTTGATCTCCAGGATCTCCATGATCTGGTTGCCGTCGAGGTCCGGGCGGATGGCGTCCAGCTCCTCCTGCTCCTGGAGCTGGGCGATGCGCGCCTCCAGGCCGTCGTACGCACGGGAGAGAGCGGCGGCCTTGCGACGGTTCCGCGTGGTGCAGTCCGACCGGGTCAGCTTGTGGAGGCGGCTCAGCAGCGGCCCCGCGTCACGGACGTAGCGGCGGACGGCGGAGTCCGTCCACTCTCCCGTGCCGTACCCGTGGAACCGCAGATGCAGCTCGACGAGCTGGGAGACGTCCTTCACCAGTTCGTTGGAGTACTTGAGCGCGGTCATGCGCTTCTTGGTCATCTTCGCCCCGACCACCTCGTGGTGATGGAACGAGACACGGCCGTCCTTCTCGAAGCGGCGGGTACGGGGCTTGCCGATGTCGTGCAGCAGGGCGGCCAGCCGGAGGGTCAGGTCGGGACCTTCCTCCTCCAGGGCCATCGCCTGCTCCAGAACGATCAGCGTGTGCTCGTAGACGTCCTTGTGCCGGTGGTGCTCGTCCCGCTCCAGATGCAGGGCCGGGAGTTCGGGCAGCACGTACTCGGCGATCCCGGTGTCCACAAGCAGGGTGAGGCCCTTGCGGGGGTGCTCGGAGAGGATCAGCTTGTTCAGCTCGTCCCGGATACGCTCGGCGGAGACGATCTCAATGCGCCCGGCCATCTCCTTCATCGCCGTGACGACCTCGGGGGCCACCTCGAAGTCGAGCTGGGCGGCGAATCGCGCGGCCCGCATCATCCGCAGCGGGTCGTCCGAGAAGGACTCCTCAGGCGTCCCCGGCGTGCGCAGCACCTGCTCCGCGAGGTCCTGGAGGCCCCCGTGCGGATCGATGAACCGCTTTTCCGGGAGGGCGACGGCCATCGCGTTCACCGTGAAGTCACGGCGCACGAGATCTTCCTCGATGGAGTCGCCGTAGGAGACCTCGGGCTTGCGGGAGGTGCGGTCGTACGCCTCGGAGCGATAGGTGGTCACCTCGATCTGGAAGCTCCGGTCGGTGTCCCCGACGCGCGCCTCCTTCTGCGCTCCGACCGTCCCGAAGGCGATCCCGACGTCCCAGACGGCGTCCGCCCAGGGACGCATGATCTTCAGGACGTCCTGCGGGCGGGCGTCGGTCGTGAAGTCCAGGTCGTTGCCGAGGCGGCCGAGCAGTGCGTCCCGCACCGAGCCGCCGACCAGGGCGAGTGAGAACCCCGCCTCCTGGAAACGGCGGGCTAGGTCGTCGGCGACAGGGGCGACCCGCAGCAGTTCACTCACGGCGCGGTCCTGCACCTGGCTCAGGGCACTGGTTGCTTCGTTGGCGTTCGGCACAACAGAAGAGAGTACGTGGCCCGAACGGCCCGGAGCGCCCCGAAAATGACGCAGGGACGGACACCTGTGGCGATCATGGACAAGGCTCGCGCCGCTCGATCTTGGACACCGGTCCGCGGCACTTCCCCTCCCCGCACATCGTTACCATGCCTGGACGCACATTCCGACGACCACTGACGACGACAAGGGACGGGCGAGCGCGTGGCCGAGGCGGCAGACTTCCAGGGGACCAGTCCCTCACCTGCCCGCCGCTGGCTGCGGCGCACCGGTGCCCTGCTCGCCGGGGCGCCCCTCGTGGCGGGGCTGCTTCAGCTGCCCGCCGCGTCCCCCGCGGAAGCCGCGGTACCGGCCGCGCCGCGGGCCGCCTCCGACGACGGATCGGTGGCTGTCTCCGTCGACTCCCTCACACCCTCCGCTCCCAGCGAGGACGACACCGTCACCGTCTCCGGGACGGTGACCAACAAGGGCAAACGGGCCGTCACCGACGCCTCCGTCGGCCTGCGGGTCGGGCCGCTGCTGGACACCCGGTCGAGCATCGACAGGGTGGCGAAGAACGCCGGAGACGTCGACAGCCCCCTCGGCGCGGAGATCGACGACAAGTACTCCGAGAAGTTCTCCAAGCTCACCCCGGGCGTCTCCCAGCCCTACTCCATCTCCGTCCCGGCGAACGCGCTGGACCTCGGTGACGACGGTGTCTACGAGCTGTCGGTCTCCCTCGCCGGGGAGACCTCCGACGAGCCCTGGGAGCACACGCTCGGCGTCCGGCGGACGTTCCTGCCGTGGCAGCCCCAGGACGCCGGCACCAAGACGAAGACGACGTTCATGTGGCCGCTGATCTCCACCGTCCACATGACGGCGGAGACCGGCTCGGACGAGGAGCAGACGCCCGTCTTCCACGACGACGAGCTCGCCGCGGAGATCTCCCCTGGCGGCCGGCTGGACCGGATGGTGGCCCTCGGCCAGGACCTCGACGTCACCTGGGTGATCGACCCGGACCTGCTGGCCTCCGTCGAGGCCATGACCACCCGGTACGAGATCCCCGGCGAGACCGAGGACGACAACAACGTCGTCGGCGGCCATCAGGCAGTCGCCAAGCGCTGGCTCACCGAGGTGCAGAAGGCGGTCACGGACAAGGAGGTCGTCGCGCTGCCCTTCGGCGACCCGGACCTGGCGTCCCTCGCCCACCGCGGCACGTCCGTCACCGGTTCGCTCCGCCACCTCAAGGAAGCCACCGACGTCGCCGCCGGCACGGTGGAGTCGATCCTCCATGTGAAGCCCACCACGGACTTCGCCTGGCCCGTCGAGGGCGCCGTCGACCCTTCCGTCATCAAGGTCTCCACCTCCGCCGGAGCCGACAAGGTGATCGCCCGCAGCGACACCTTCGAGGAGGGCCGCGACCTCACCTACACGCCCACCGCGCCCCGGCCGATCGGCGGCGGGACCACGGCCGTGGTCGCCGACGGCCGGTTGTCCACCGCCTTCCGGGGCGACATGACCAAGGCCTCCGCCTCCACCCAGGCGGTGCAGCGCTTCCTGGCGCAGAGCCTGACCCTCGCCCTGCAGACCGACCGTCCGCGCAACGTCGTCGTCGCACCGCAGCGCACCCCGTCCGCCGCCCAGGCCCAGACGATGGCGGAGGCCATCAGCGTTCTGCAGGACAGCACCTGGTCGCAGCCGCAGGACCTCACGGCCGCCGCGAAGTCCAAGCCGGACCCGGCCGCCGGCACCGAGGTGCCCTCGGCCTCCTCATACCCGTCGTCG contains these protein-coding regions:
- a CDS encoding LppU/SCO3897 family protein — protein: MTTPPPQGNPFAQGQQQPYGQPQGQAPFPQQAGQPGFPPPGAPVPPQQPQGRKISFKTIKNIVIVLIVAGVAIGGWIASRDDASAAAVGDCMHRGSTDDNDPDLEVVDCGDTKAQYKVLAKIEGNFSGITAQSKCEAEAKDFEYVYTETNGSKSFLLCLKDK
- a CDS encoding DUF6049 family protein — encoded protein: MAEAADFQGTSPSPARRWLRRTGALLAGAPLVAGLLQLPAASPAEAAVPAAPRAASDDGSVAVSVDSLTPSAPSEDDTVTVSGTVTNKGKRAVTDASVGLRVGPLLDTRSSIDRVAKNAGDVDSPLGAEIDDKYSEKFSKLTPGVSQPYSISVPANALDLGDDGVYELSVSLAGETSDEPWEHTLGVRRTFLPWQPQDAGTKTKTTFMWPLISTVHMTAETGSDEEQTPVFHDDELAAEISPGGRLDRMVALGQDLDVTWVIDPDLLASVEAMTTRYEIPGETEDDNNVVGGHQAVAKRWLTEVQKAVTDKEVVALPFGDPDLASLAHRGTSVTGSLRHLKEATDVAAGTVESILHVKPTTDFAWPVEGAVDPSVIKVSTSAGADKVIARSDTFEEGRDLTYTPTAPRPIGGGTTAVVADGRLSTAFRGDMTKASASTQAVQRFLAQSLTLALQTDRPRNVVVAPQRTPSAAQAQTMAEAISVLQDSTWSQPQDLTAAAKSKPDPAAGTEVPSASSYPSSLRRQELPKSAFEQIARTQDKLDRFKVILSDQSRVVTPFGRALNRGMAASWRGRPAEAAIYRSGVEAYLDGLSGQVRLIDKSETKLSGRSATIPVTVQNNLVQGVEHLVLRLTSTNPTRLEIDGNAYEEQPVTVSGGHSQSVKFTTSANANGRATVVAQLYTQDGRPYGQPVTFDVKVTEITATVMLVIGGGVLLLVLAGFRMYTQRKRAAAREAEEQDQAADEDADDPKNPEASERRPTQESRPGPRKDAPEQPSDPAPDTAPESADPSGTGERVDR
- a CDS encoding CCA tRNA nucleotidyltransferase; amino-acid sequence: MPNANEATSALSQVQDRAVSELLRVAPVADDLARRFQEAGFSLALVGGSVRDALLGRLGNDLDFTTDARPQDVLKIMRPWADAVWDVGIAFGTVGAQKEARVGDTDRSFQIEVTTYRSEAYDRTSRKPEVSYGDSIEEDLVRRDFTVNAMAVALPEKRFIDPHGGLQDLAEQVLRTPGTPEESFSDDPLRMMRAARFAAQLDFEVAPEVVTAMKEMAGRIEIVSAERIRDELNKLILSEHPRKGLTLLVDTGIAEYVLPELPALHLERDEHHRHKDVYEHTLIVLEQAMALEEEGPDLTLRLAALLHDIGKPRTRRFEKDGRVSFHHHEVVGAKMTKKRMTALKYSNELVKDVSQLVELHLRFHGYGTGEWTDSAVRRYVRDAGPLLSRLHKLTRSDCTTRNRRKAAALSRAYDGLEARIAQLQEQEELDAIRPDLDGNQIMEILEIKPGPAVGQAYKHLLELRLENGPMGHETAVAALKEWWAEQQG
- a CDS encoding MFS transporter; this translates as MAVVRDLRVLLRFQGFRRLLAVRLLSQGADGVFQVALAAYVVFSPERQTSAAAIASAMAILLLPYSVVGPFAGVLLDRWRRRQVFVHGNLLRALMASVTAVLILARVPDWLLFVAALCVTGVNRFVLAGLSAALPRVVDGERLVIANSLSPTAGTLAATAGGGLAFVVRLVVADSDAAVVLVGAALYLCAALAALRIAKEALGPDRALVHPRLSAALSGTAGSLAAGVRHLAAPQRRDAAWALTGMFLMRFCYGAMLVMLLMLCRYHLTSTTDEGLALLGLALGVSGAGFFAAAVLTPWAAGRLGPGRWIVTCAAAAAVLEPAFGLPFASGPLLAGAFVLGVTTQGAKIATDSIVQASVDDEFRGRIFSVYDVLFNVAFVGAAAVAALMLPPDGRSVPLVVTIAVIYGAVAVTMARFERQ